The Methanolinea sp. genome segment CTCATCGCGGCACCCCCGGCACCGCGAGGGCACCCGCGAGCGCGCTCGCGGCGGCAGTCGATGGGGACGCGAGGTAGACCTCGCCCCCGACGCCCATCCTGTTCCTGAAGTTCCGGTTCGCCGTCGAGACGCAGACCTCGCCCTTGCCGAGGACGCCCTGGTGGGCCCCGAGGCACGGGCCGCACCCCGGCGGGAGGATGGTGCACCCCGCCTCGATAAGCCACGAGAGGACTCCCCTCTCTGCCGCCCGGGCAAGCACGCGGCGCGAGGCGGGGGCGACGAGCGTGCGGACCCTGACCTTCTTGCCCCGGACTACCCGGGCAAACCTCTCGAGGTCGCTATACCTCCCGTTCGTGCACGTCCCGAGGAAGACCTGGTCGACCGGGAGCCCCGCGAGATCCTCGACGGGTTTCACTGTGTCCACGCGGTGGGGGACCGCGACGACGGGGACGACATCGGAAGCATCTATCTCGAGCGTCCGCGCGTACCCGCAGTCCTCCGGGACCTGCGGCTCGACGTAGTGGCCGTGCGCGCGGAGGTAAGCGCACGTCTTCTCGTCCGCGTAGAAGAGGCCAACTTTTGCGCCCGTCTCGACGGCGAGGTTGGAGAGGGTCATGCGGTCCTCCACCGGGAGCGAGGGCACGCACTCCCCGAGGAACTCGAGCGCCATGTATGTGGCGCCGTCCATCGTGAGGCGGGCGACGTAGGTGAGGGCGAGGTCCTTTGCCTCCGCGGGCTCGCGCAGGGAACCCCCGAGGTAAATCCCGATGGTCTCCGGGACGCGGAACCACGTCCCCCCGTCCGCCCAGATGGCTGCCATGTCGGTCGCGCCGACCCCCGTCGCGAATGCCCCGAATGCCCCGAGCGTGCAGGTGTGCGAGTCTGCCCCCACGATGATTTCGCCGGGGAGGGCGATCCCCTCGCCCATGAGCTGGTGGCAGATCCCCTCGCCCACGTCGGCGAAGGGGAGGCCGTGCTCCCTCGCGAAACGGCGCAGCTCGGCCTGCAGCACGGCCGTCTCGGAATTGTTCGCGGGCACGATGTGGTCGAAGAAGACGTACGTCCTCTCCTTCCCCGCGAGCCTCCCCGCGCCCATCGCGTTCCACGCCTCGAGGGTGAGCACCCCCGTCCCGTCGTGCACGTAAGCGCGGTCGACCCTGCAGTCCACGTAGCTGCCCGCCGGTGCACCGAGGATCCTCTCCGAGAGCGTCGTCACAGCGGCGGTCCCCCCATCACCATCTTGATGAGGTCGATCAGCGTCTCGTCCGTGAGCTCGGCCTTCTTCTCGCCCCTGTCCTTGACGAGCTCGAGGAGGCGGCAGAGGTCCTTCTCCGGGAGGGAGTACCCGAGCCGGGAGACCTCGTGCTCGAGCGCCTTCTTGCCCGTGTGCTTGCCGAGGACGAACCTCCGCTGGGCCCCCACGAGCGAGGGCGGGAAGTACTCGTAGGTCGAGGGATCCTCGAGGATCGCCGCGATGTGAATCCCGCTCTCGTGGCGGAACGCGTGGTCCCCCACGACGGGCTTGAGCTTGTCCACGTGTATCCCGGAGTACTGGGCGACCATCGAGGAGAGGGAGACGAGGTGCGAGAGGTCGTACTTCCTCACGTTCCCCTTCATGTACAGCGCGACGAGGACCTCCTCGAGTGCCGCGTTTCCCGCCCGCTCCCCGATGCCGTTCACGGTCGTGTGGAGCTGGAATGCACCGGCCTGTGCCGCCGCGATCGTGTTCGCGGTCGCCATCCCCATGTCGTTGTGGCAGTGGGCGCAGAGGGGTTTCTTCACGGCCTTCACGATCTTCCGCATTGTCCTGTACATCTCGAGGGGCGTGAGGGCACCGACCGTGTCGGCAAAGGAGAGCAGGTCTGCCCCGTGCTCCTCGCCCTGCCTGTATACCTCGAGGAGGAACGGGAGGTCGGTCCGCGACGCGTCCTCCGCGGCGAACCTCACCTGCATCCCGTGGTCGCGGGTGTAGTCGACCATTTCCAGAGCCTCCGCGAGGACTGTCTCCCGCGGCGCGTGGAACTTGTGCCGGACGTGGAGTTCCGACGTGGGGATGAATATGCTCACCATGTCCACGCCCGCGTCGATCGCGGCGTCGACGTCTGCCTTCCTCGCACGCGCGAGGCAGCATATCCGCGCCTCCAGCCCGAGGGCGGCAACGCTGCTCACGCACCTCTTCTCGTAGCTCGAGGTCGCGGGAAACCCGGCCTCGATCACTTCGACTCCCACCTCGTCGAGGGCCTCGGCGATCCGCACCTTCTCCTCGCAGGTGAACGAGACCCCCGGCGTCTGCTCCCCGTCGCGGAGAGTCACGTCACATATCTCGACATTCCACGATCTCATGCTCCTGTCCCCCCGGACATTCTCCCCTCACCACGATGACTGCCGGCCGCTCCGCGGTCCGGAAGAGCTCGCGGATCCTCCCAGTGTCCCGCGCTTCCACGAAACGGGGATTCGCCCACCCGATGTACGGCTCGAGCGGGATCGCGGGCTGCCTCCCCGTCATCGCGGCACAGCGGTTGTCGAGCACGACGCAGAGGAGGGGGAGGCCCTTCTCGTACACGTCGATGAGGGCATTGAGCCCGCTGTGGAGGAGCGCGTAGTCCCCCGTGAGCGCGACGGCCGTGCTCCGCGCAGCCACCGCGACCGAGGAGCCCATCCCGTAGCTCGCAACGCCGATCCTGTACGGCGGGTTCATCGCGAGGACGGCACACCCCGCGTCGACCACCGGCCTCATCCCCTCTTCCCGCATGAGGGAGATCACGGGCTTGAACGGGCAGTCCCGGCAGAACGTCCTGTAGAACCCCCTGCTCTCGATGGTCTCGGGCTCCTCTTCCGGTGTTCCCGGCAGGAAGCGGTGCCCGCAGTGGTCGGCCGCGAAAGGCAGCCCCTCTTCGTTGATGACCGAGTACCCCGCGAGCCTCGCGGGTGGCGGGAAGACCGTCACGATCCTCGTCTCCCCGGGTGCCGGGCCCACGCCGGCCACCCCTCCCCGCCACGCGTTGAGCGGGGAGCGATCCGCCCACTGCCGCATTCTCGAAAAGAGACGGCGTGACGCGGCCATCCTCCCGTGCATGGTGTAGCTCCTGTCGGAGAGCCTGCCCTGCCTTTCCGCGCGGGGGATGGGCGCGCCCGTTACCTCCGCCCCGAGGAGCGCGGGCGTCACCCGCAGCATCGCGACCCGCGAGAACTCTTCCGATGCCTCGAGTGCGGCTTCCACTGCCGAAAAACACGTCTCCGGGCCCGGTTCGAGGACCGGGATCTCGGCGAGTTCCCCGACGATCCGCGTGTCCTGGCTCGTCTGCGATCCCCTCGCTTCCGGGTCGTCCCCGCAGACGAGGAGGACCCCGGCGCGGAGGCCCTGGGCCGTTGCCTGCACGAGCGGGTCGACGCAGGCGTTGACCCCGACGTTCTTCACGACGAGGGCGGCACGCCGCCCGGAGAGCGAATCCCCGAGCGCGTACTCGAGGCCCGTCTTCTCGTTGACGACGGTCTCCGCGCCGCAGAGCGCGGCAAGCTCCGTCACCGGGTAGCCCGGGACCGCGTAGCGCCGGTCCGTCGCCGCGAGGAGTGCCGCCGCGAGTGCTTCCTCTCCCTTCACGCGTCATCCCTCCCCGGCACGAGGTCGCACCCCGTGCAGGCCGCGCACATCGAGAGTGCACCCCGCGGGTCAAGGCCACTCTCCCGCAGCGCCTCCGCGTGGACCTCGAAGAGCGCGAGCAGCCTTTCCGCGGACGGGCGGGGCAGGTGGCGGCAGGCCCCCGCGGGCGTGAGGGGGCGCACGATGGGGATGACACCCATCCCCGCGAGCCTCCTGATGCACCGGGCCGCCTCCTCGTCCGTCTCCCCCAGACCCACGATGAGGTTCGAAAAGACGTGGTTCCTCCCGAAGAGCGGGACGGAACGGCGGAGCGCATCCCAGATGGCGTCGCGGGAGAGCCCCGGGCACATCTCGGCGAACAGGCTGTCCGTTGCCGTCTCCACGTTGAACTTCACCTCCCTCACGCCGAGGGCAGAGAGGCGCTCCGCCGTTCCCTCCGACGGGTAGATGGAGACGCCGATGGGGAGCGAAAAGTGCCTGCGGAGCTCTCCCACGACGCGGAGAACGTACCTCTCCTCCTCTTCCACGGACCCGACGACCCCGCTCGTGAGGGAGATCGCGTCGATCCTACCCGCAACCTTCCTGACCATCTCCACGATCTCGCCCGGGGACTTCCTCCCCGCTTTCCCGCCGGGCACACCGCAGTAGCGGCACGAGAAGATGCACCCCGTGCTCACGGTCACGTACGCCTGGCGCGGGCAGTGGAGGGCGACCTCCTCGAGGATCCCCTCGATCTTTCTTCCCCCGATCTCGAGGAACGCCCTGCCGCCCCCGCGGTGGGTGAGGGTGAGGGGGCTCTCCCCGTCGACCGAGAGCCTGACCCTCTTTCCCCCGAGGGAGAAGAACACCGAGCCGGTGCCTCCCGCACCGGGGCCCGCGGCCGAGCGCGCGATGTACTCCCCCGCGGGTTCGCCCGCGAGGCGCACGGTCCCGGCGGAGAGGAGTTCGGCCTTCAGTTCCCTCCACCGCACAGCTCCAGCGCCTCCTCGTAGCGCGTGTAGAATGGGATCGATGCAACGGCCCCTACAAGCCCCCTCCCCCGGAGGACGAACGAGAGCCCGTCTCCTTCCAGCAGGGGGAGTCTCTCCCGGCTGACTTCCCCGGTCTTCACCGCCCACCCGAACTCCTCGAGGGTGCGGGGCGGGTGGAAACCCCTGTAGACCGCCATCCCCGTCTCGCGGGAGAGCGTGTACTTGGAGAGGAGTTCCTCGAATGACCGGACGAGCCGGTCCGGGGCCCTCGAAGCGAACTCGCAGACGACCGCGACGCAGTTCTTCGTCCTGTAGGGGACCGGGAAGAGCTGGACAATCGTGTGGGAGAGGTACCGCGAGTCCGCATCCTGCACCGCCTTGGCGATGTTGTGGCAGAGCGTCCACGTCGCCCCCTCCTCGGGGTTGTCGGTATCGTCGACGCCGATGAGGACGCGTTCCCTCCGGGGAACCCATATCGTCGCACCCGCCTTCCTCCCCCCTCCGGAACGGTCGCAGCGTGCCCTCGTGACACCGCCCGCGAGGGAGCGGCACCCCGACGCGCCCACGCCCCCGCCCCCGAGCCCGACGTACGATATCGCGATCTCGTCCCCCTCCACCTCGACGCCCGAGATGCCCGCCGCGAAGCGCGACCCGGAAAGCTCGAGCGAGACCTTCCCGAGCGAGAGGAGGTAGCGGGTCGTCGATCCCACGGTCCGGATCGACCGCACGAGCGGGCTGCGCGCGTAGTGCTCCTTCACCCACATGGCCCCGCCGGTGCACTCGAAGAACTCCACGAGCTCGACCTCCCTGCCCTCGCCGTCCGCGACGGCTACTATCTCGGGGTACCTGATGACGTAAGGGTCGGGGATATCGGGGGTGGCGCCTCCTTCCATTTTTTCCTCTCCTCCCGGCAACGGGCCGCGGGCACCGCGGCGGGACTCCGTCACCGATATTTTGTCAACGAAAATTTCGTGAACAAAATATCCGTTATCAATTATTTATAAGGATCGGTCCTGTTCCCGGGACTCCACGGGCGGTGCGCGAGCGGGGCATCCCGCGCGAGGAGACCGGAAGACCGGCCTTTCGTGCGCCCCTGCCAGGGGAAAAAAAGGGAATCAGAGGATCTTGTGGAGCTCGATCTTGTAAGGCCCGAGGTTCCCCCCGTAATTCCCAGCGCTGATGTACTTCACGCCGGGAACCTTCACCGCGGCCCTGATCCCCTTCGCCATGGCCTCGGCGACCGCCTTCTCGTCGATGCCGTCGATGACGATCTCGTAGACCGCGTTCACCCCGGGCGGGACCTTGCTGTCCGGGACCTTGTCCCGCAGCGTGGGGCAGTACTTCTCGTTCGTGCTCGCCGGCATGAACTTGTACTTCTTCGAGCCGACCTTCGAGCCGCTCGCCACGATCCCGCCGGGGAAGCTCGTGATCACGCCGCGAACGCGGGCGATCGCGTCGGACGCGGCCTGCGCCCCCATGAGCGCGGCCATCTGGTTCTCGCCCATCACGAAGAAGTTGCCGCCGGCAACGCCCTTGACGATGCCGAACTCCTCCTCGCCGACGTACTCCCCCTCCATGATGGGGATGACCCAGCACTTCCTCCCGCCTACCTCCTTCTGGTACTCGTAGCCGTCCCCGAAGAAGTGGAGCTTCACCTGTATCTTCTCCTCCGCGTTCGGGAGACCGTCGAAGACCGCGGTGGTGGGGGACGTGAGGACGCACTCCGCGAGGCGCTCGACGACCTGTTCCTTCAGCTTCTTCTTCGCGGCGCAGATCAGGATCGCGACGCCGGGCCGGCCGTCCGGCGTCTCCTCGGGCGAGAGCTCGCACTCTATCCCCGCCTCGCAAGGACAGCCGATGGCCGACGTCGCGAATCCCGTCGCCTCCGTCGCGGCCTTCCTCGCCCACTCGAGGGTCACAGCGGTGATGATGACGCGGGCAATCCACGTGGGGAATGCCTCCGCGTAAGTGTCGTCGATGGTCACTCCGTTCAGCTGCATTTGGAATTCTCCGTGTGGAGGAGGTGTACAAAGGTGATTGCAGAAGAAATTTTCGAAATCACGCGCCGATAAACCAGCGGAGCGCGGGAGTTCCCCCCGCCGGGCCCGTCCTGCGGGGACCGTTCCCGTTTCCACCGGCATTCAAAAAAATTCCTTTACCAATAGTTAACGGTGAAATAAGTCTTTTTATTTGTTTTTCCCCCCTCCCGGAACGCGGGGAAACGCAGGGAAATTTCGCGTTTTTTGAGACACGATTCATTTACAAGGACATAATGTAAATGGATACCTGTTAACAACACCTGCCCGCGGGTGCCGTTCGCGCCCGGAAAAATCAGACAGATTTATCTATATACGGTCACCACTGTTCTTTTAGTCGATTTTTCAATCGATTGGAATGGTGCGTGAAAGAGAATGGCATTTGCATTGCACGTGAACATGGACCGGTGTACCGGCTGTAACAACTGTGTGGTGGCATGCCCTGTCGATGCACTGGAGCTCTACACCGTGGATCCCGTAACGAACGAGAAGATCTACAAGGTGCGGCACGGCAAGGCCATGGTTCTTGACGTCAAGCAGGAGCTGTGTGCCGGCTGTGGCGTCTGCGTCGAAGCATGCCCGCACGATGTCATACGGCTGGCAGGCCGTGGAGCGATGCCCCACGAGGCCAAGGTATGAACGTATGACCAATGGAGATGCGTGAGGACACCAAATGACACTGTTTCCGAAGTTCAAGAAATTCCGGGATGGAGCAAATGTCATCTGCGAGCAACGGCTCCTCCAGCAGGTGAACAACCTGGTGCTCAACTCAGAGATCTGCACCGGCTGCGGTATCTGCGTCGAGGCGTGCCCGGAAGAGGCCATCGCGCTCGGGCTCGTGGGTGCAACCCGGAGGGGAGCCGTCACGTATGCAGCTCCCGTTGACATCGACGAGGTCAAGTGCTCGTACTGTGGCGTCTGCGTCATCATGTGCCCGTTCAATGCGCTAACCCTCAAGATCGACGGGGAAGAGCGCCTCCCGATCGTGGAGAAGGACGGATTCCCGCAGTACGACATGGTCGCAGACATCGACGACGAGAAGTGCGTGCGGTGCACCATCTGCGACGAGGTCTGTCCCCGCGAGGCGATCGTCCGCGACGTCCCGGTCTACGAGGGTGCAGAGGAAGGCGGGAAGGAACGCCAGACGGCCCTCAAGAGCAAGACGACCTTCAAGGTCGACGACGAGAAGTGCACGCTCTGCGGCATCTGCGGGGCCGTGTGCCCGGCGATCACGGTCAAGCACAAGCCGTTCACCGCGGAGACCGGGAAGGTCGAGGGGGAGGTCCTGTGGGACGAGAGCCGCTGCGATGCCTGCAAGGTCTGCGTGGAGCTCTGCCCTGAAGAGTGCATCACCGTGGAACGCGAGGTCATCGAGGGCAAGAAGCTCCCGGGCCAGGTGGACATCGACCAGAAGATGTGCTGCACATGCACGTGGTGCTCGCGCAACTGCCCGACCGAGGCGATCACCGTCGAGAAGATCTTCGAGGGGGACATCGAGTTCTTCCCGGAGAAGTGCCCGGGAGGGTGTTCCACGTGCGTCGAGGTCTGCCCCGCAAATGCCATTTACCTGCCCACCCCGCCCAAGGCGAGCGAGCTCAAGGGCACGCTTGAGCCCACCATCGCGGTGAACAAGGACTACTGCATCCTCTGCGGTGCCTGCGTGAACGCCTGCCCGGGCGAGGACATCATCAGGCTGCACAGGACAGGTATCCGGATGAAGGGCAAGGAGACCGACCTCTTCAAGAGGATCAAGGAGAAGCTCTTCACCCCGCGGACTTCGAAGGTGAAGGAAGAGATCCCCGGAAGCGTCCAGCTCAAGATGATGGAGAAGGCGTGAGGTACCACACATGCCCAGAACGAAAGGATACCCCGAACCACTCGAGAAGAAACTGAGGGACACGCGCCTCTTCGAGGACGAGAGGAACCCCCAGTTCACGAAGACCGTCGAGAAGATCTCGATGACGATCCCGCACATGTGCTACCAGTGCGGGACGTGCACCGCGTCGTGCCCGTCGGCACCCCGGAGCTCCTACCGCATCCGCAAGTTCGTCCGGCGTGCGCTCCTCGGGCTCGAGGAGGAGGCCCTCACCGACCCCGACCTCTGGCTCTGCACCACGTGCTACAGCTGCACGGACCGCTGCCCGAGGGACATCGCCCCGACCGATGTCATCATGGCCATGAGGAACCTCGCCTTCAAGAGGGATATCGTGCCGGTCAACTTCCTCAAGACGGTCCAGGCCATCTACACGACGGGCCACGGTGTCCCGAACAACGACGTGAACCGCGCGGCCCGCAAGAAACTCGGGCTCCCCGCCGACCCGCCCACGACGCACGCGTTCCCGAAATACGTGAAGGGGATCCAGTACATCCTCGACCACTTCGAGCTCAAGAAGAATGCCGACCGGATAGTCAAGGAAAGGGAGGGGTGAGGACTCATGCGCGAATATGCATTTTTCCTCGGCTGCATCGCTCCGAACCGCTACCCGGGAGCTGAATCGGCATCGTACAAGACCGCCGAGAAACTCGGGATCAAGCTCCTCGACCTCGAGGGAGCAAGCTGCTGCCCGGCACCGGGTGCATTCGGTTCGATCGACCTGAACGTCTGGTATGCCATGGCCGCGAGGAACCTCGTGCTCGCGGAGCAGATGAAGAAGGACATCGCCCTGATCTGCAACGGGTGCTACAAGTCCATCTGGGAAGTCAACCACAAGCTGAAGCACAACAAGGAGCTCAGGGACGGCGTGAACGAGGTCCTCAAGGGCATCGACATGGAGTTCAAGGGGACGATCGATGTCTGGCACCTCGCCGAGCTCTTCTACGATCCCAACATCGTGGGTGTTGATAAAATCCGTGACAGCGTGAAAGTCCCCCTCAAGGGCGCACGGATCGCGGTCCACTACGGCTGCCACCTCATGAAGCCCAAGAAGGAGAGGCACTTTGGATCGACGGAGCACCCGACGTGGCTCGAGGAGATGGTCGCCGCCCTCGGCGCAGAGCCTGTCGAGTACAAGAATAAAATGCTCTGCTGCGGTGCCGGCGGCGGTGTCCGCGGGTACGACCTCGTGCACTCCCTCGACATCACGAACGAGAAGCTGATCAACCTCAAGGAGGCAAATGTCGATGCCCTCACGGAAGTCTGCCCGTTCTGCCAGCTCCAGTTCGACCGCGGGCAGATCGAGATAGAGGAGAAATTCGGCGTAAAGTACAACCTCCCTGTGCTCCACTACTGCGAACTGCTGGGACTCGCCCAGGGCATGTCACCCCAGGAACTCGGGCTCGACCTCCACGCGGTCAGCTGCGAGCCGTTCCTGAAGAAGGTGCTCTAGGGGGAGGGAGAAGATGGCTGAGAAGAAGACCAAGAAAGAGCATCCCACGAAGAAGGACACGAAAACGGCTGCAGCAAAGGCTGCACATGCTGCCAAGACGCCTGACAAGGACCTCGGGAAGAACGCGCGGATAGGAGTCTACATCTGCCACTGCGGGACGAACATCGCCGGCTCCGTGGACATCCTCGCCGTGCAGGAGTACGCAAAGACGCTCCCCAACGTGGTGCACGTGGACAACTACCAGTACATGTGCTCGACGCCCGGCCAGAAGAAGATCGAGAACGACATCAAGGAACACAATCTCACGGGCGTGGTCGTCGCGGCGTGCTCTCCCCGCCTCCACGAGCCCACGTTCAGGACCGCGACGAAGCAGGGAGGCTTAAACCCGTTCCGCTTCGAGATGGCCAACATCCGCGAGCAGGGGTCGTGGGTCCACATGCACGACCGCGAGGGTGCGACCGAGAAGGCGAAGGATGCCATCCGGATCGCCGTCGCGAAGGCAGCCCTCCTCCAGGACCTCGTCCCGAAGAGCGTGCCGGTCACGAAGGCGGCGCTCGTCGTGGGGGCCGGCGTCGCGGGGATGCAGGCCGCGCTCGACCTCGCCAACGCGGGGATCAAGACCTACCTCGTCGAGAAATCGCCGACCATCGGCGGGCGCATGTCCCAGCTTGACAAGACGTTCCCGACGCTCGACTGTTCCCAGTGCATCCTCACGCCCAAGATGGTGGACGTCGGGAGGAACCCCAACATCCAGCTGATGACCTACTCCGAGATAGAGGAGGTCGAGGGGTACATCGGGAACTTCGACGTGACCATCAGGAAGAAGGCCCGCGGCGTCCTCACGCCGGCCGAGGCAGAGGCGCGGGGGATCGTCGGCGGAGGGTGCAACGGCTGCGGTGACTGCGACACGGTCTGCCCCGTCATCAAGCCCAACCCGTTCGAGATGGGGATGAAGCCCCGGAAAGCAATCTACATCTACCACCCGCAGGTCGTGCCCCTCATCTACACGATCGACTTCGACAGCTGCGTCAAGTGCGGCCTCTGCGTCGAGGCGTGTGGCGAGAAGAAGGCAATCGACCTCGAGATGAAGGACGAGCTCGTGAAAATCAAGGTCGGGACGGTCATCCTCGCGCTCGGATACGACATCTTCCCCGTCGAGAAGAAGGAGGAGTGGGGCTACAAGAAGTACGAGAACGTGGTCACGAGCCTCGAGTTCGAGCGGCTCATCTGCGCGTCCGGCCCGACGGGCGGCCACCTCGTGAGGCCCAGCGACGGCAAGACGCCGAAGAAGGTCGCGTTCGTACTCTGCGCGGGTTCCCGTGACAACACGGGCATCGGCAAGCCGTACTGCTCGCGGTTCTGCTGCATGTACTCGCTCAAGCACGCCCACCAGATCATCGAGAAGATCCCCGGCGCCCAGCCCTACATCTTCTACATGGACATACGGTCGTTCGGGAAGATGTACGAGGAGTTCTACTACCGCATCCAGGACGAGGGGGCGAAGTTCATCCGCGGGCGCGTGGCAAACATCCTCGAGGACCCGGTCACGAAGAATCTCATCATCAACGCCGAGGACACCCTCCTCGACCGGCCGATGCAGCTCGAGGTCGACATGGTCGTCCTCGCCGCGGCAGTCCAGCCGTCCGCGGACACCGACAGGACACGCAAGCTCTTCGGTGTCTCCT includes the following:
- the fhcD gene encoding formylmethanofuran--tetrahydromethanopterin N-formyltransferase encodes the protein MQLNGVTIDDTYAEAFPTWIARVIITAVTLEWARKAATEATGFATSAIGCPCEAGIECELSPEETPDGRPGVAILICAAKKKLKEQVVERLAECVLTSPTTAVFDGLPNAEEKIQVKLHFFGDGYEYQKEVGGRKCWVIPIMEGEYVGEEEFGIVKGVAGGNFFVMGENQMAALMGAQAASDAIARVRGVITSFPGGIVASGSKVGSKKYKFMPASTNEKYCPTLRDKVPDSKVPPGVNAVYEIVIDGIDEKAVAEAMAKGIRAAVKVPGVKYISAGNYGGNLGPYKIELHKIL
- the hdrB gene encoding CoB--CoM heterodisulfide reductase subunit B, whose product is MREYAFFLGCIAPNRYPGAESASYKTAEKLGIKLLDLEGASCCPAPGAFGSIDLNVWYAMAARNLVLAEQMKKDIALICNGCYKSIWEVNHKLKHNKELRDGVNEVLKGIDMEFKGTIDVWHLAELFYDPNIVGVDKIRDSVKVPLKGARIAVHYGCHLMKPKKERHFGSTEHPTWLEEMVAALGAEPVEYKNKMLCCGAGGGVRGYDLVHSLDITNEKLINLKEANVDALTEVCPFCQLQFDRGQIEIEEKFGVKYNLPVLHYCELLGLAQGMSPQELGLDLHAVSCEPFLKKVL
- a CDS encoding aconitase/3-isopropylmalate dehydratase large subunit family protein, which encodes MTTLSERILGAPAGSYVDCRVDRAYVHDGTGVLTLEAWNAMGAGRLAGKERTYVFFDHIVPANNSETAVLQAELRRFAREHGLPFADVGEGICHQLMGEGIALPGEIIVGADSHTCTLGAFGAFATGVGATDMAAIWADGGTWFRVPETIGIYLGGSLREPAEAKDLALTYVARLTMDGATYMALEFLGECVPSLPVEDRMTLSNLAVETGAKVGLFYADEKTCAYLRAHGHYVEPQVPEDCGYARTLEIDASDVVPVVAVPHRVDTVKPVEDLAGLPVDQVFLGTCTNGRYSDLERFARVVRGKKVRVRTLVAPASRRVLARAAERGVLSWLIEAGCTILPPGCGPCLGAHQGVLGKGEVCVSTANRNFRNRMGVGGEVYLASPSTAAASALAGALAVPGVPR
- the hdrC gene encoding CoB--CoM heterodisulfide reductase subunit C — translated: MPRTKGYPEPLEKKLRDTRLFEDERNPQFTKTVEKISMTIPHMCYQCGTCTASCPSAPRSSYRIRKFVRRALLGLEEEALTDPDLWLCTTCYSCTDRCPRDIAPTDVIMAMRNLAFKRDIVPVNFLKTVQAIYTTGHGVPNNDVNRAARKKLGLPADPPTTHAFPKYVKGIQYILDHFELKKNADRIVKEREG
- a CDS encoding 4Fe-4S binding protein: MAFALHVNMDRCTGCNNCVVACPVDALELYTVDPVTNEKIYKVRHGKAMVLDVKQELCAGCGVCVEACPHDVIRLAGRGAMPHEAKV
- a CDS encoding radical SAM protein, translated to MRWRELKAELLSAGTVRLAGEPAGEYIARSAAGPGAGGTGSVFFSLGGKRVRLSVDGESPLTLTHRGGGRAFLEIGGRKIEGILEEVALHCPRQAYVTVSTGCIFSCRYCGVPGGKAGRKSPGEIVEMVRKVAGRIDAISLTSGVVGSVEEEERYVLRVVGELRRHFSLPIGVSIYPSEGTAERLSALGVREVKFNVETATDSLFAEMCPGLSRDAIWDALRRSVPLFGRNHVFSNLIVGLGETDEEAARCIRRLAGMGVIPIVRPLTPAGACRHLPRPSAERLLALFEVHAEALRESGLDPRGALSMCAACTGCDLVPGRDDA
- a CDS encoding DUF1743 domain-containing protein produces the protein MEGGATPDIPDPYVIRYPEIVAVADGEGREVELVEFFECTGGAMWVKEHYARSPLVRSIRTVGSTTRYLLSLGKVSLELSGSRFAAGISGVEVEGDEIAISYVGLGGGGVGASGCRSLAGGVTRARCDRSGGGRKAGATIWVPRRERVLIGVDDTDNPEEGATWTLCHNIAKAVQDADSRYLSHTIVQLFPVPYRTKNCVAVVCEFASRAPDRLVRSFEELLSKYTLSRETGMAVYRGFHPPRTLEEFGWAVKTGEVSRERLPLLEGDGLSFVLRGRGLVGAVASIPFYTRYEEALELCGGGN
- a CDS encoding 4Fe-4S binding protein; amino-acid sequence: MTLFPKFKKFRDGANVICEQRLLQQVNNLVLNSEICTGCGICVEACPEEAIALGLVGATRRGAVTYAAPVDIDEVKCSYCGVCVIMCPFNALTLKIDGEERLPIVEKDGFPQYDMVADIDDEKCVRCTICDEVCPREAIVRDVPVYEGAEEGGKERQTALKSKTTFKVDDEKCTLCGICGAVCPAITVKHKPFTAETGKVEGEVLWDESRCDACKVCVELCPEECITVEREVIEGKKLPGQVDIDQKMCCTCTWCSRNCPTEAITVEKIFEGDIEFFPEKCPGGCSTCVEVCPANAIYLPTPPKASELKGTLEPTIAVNKDYCILCGACVNACPGEDIIRLHRTGIRMKGKETDLFKRIKEKLFTPRTSKVKEEIPGSVQLKMMEKA
- a CDS encoding homocitrate synthase family protein, whose protein sequence is MRSWNVEICDVTLRDGEQTPGVSFTCEEKVRIAEALDEVGVEVIEAGFPATSSYEKRCVSSVAALGLEARICCLARARKADVDAAIDAGVDMVSIFIPTSELHVRHKFHAPRETVLAEALEMVDYTRDHGMQVRFAAEDASRTDLPFLLEVYRQGEEHGADLLSFADTVGALTPLEMYRTMRKIVKAVKKPLCAHCHNDMGMATANTIAAAQAGAFQLHTTVNGIGERAGNAALEEVLVALYMKGNVRKYDLSHLVSLSSMVAQYSGIHVDKLKPVVGDHAFRHESGIHIAAILEDPSTYEYFPPSLVGAQRRFVLGKHTGKKALEHEVSRLGYSLPEKDLCRLLELVKDRGEKKAELTDETLIDLIKMVMGGPPL
- a CDS encoding thiamine pyrophosphate-dependent enzyme translates to MKGEEALAAALLAATDRRYAVPGYPVTELAALCGAETVVNEKTGLEYALGDSLSGRRAALVVKNVGVNACVDPLVQATAQGLRAGVLLVCGDDPEARGSQTSQDTRIVGELAEIPVLEPGPETCFSAVEAALEASEEFSRVAMLRVTPALLGAEVTGAPIPRAERQGRLSDRSYTMHGRMAASRRLFSRMRQWADRSPLNAWRGGVAGVGPAPGETRIVTVFPPPARLAGYSVINEEGLPFAADHCGHRFLPGTPEEEPETIESRGFYRTFCRDCPFKPVISLMREEGMRPVVDAGCAVLAMNPPYRIGVASYGMGSSVAVAARSTAVALTGDYALLHSGLNALIDVYEKGLPLLCVVLDNRCAAMTGRQPAIPLEPYIGWANPRFVEARDTGRIRELFRTAERPAVIVVRGECPGGQEHEIVECRDM